Proteins from a single region of Candidatus Puniceispirillum marinum IMCC1322:
- the betA gene encoding choline dehydrogenase: MDAEFDYIIVGSGSAGSTMAYRLGEDGTRTILILEFGGSDAGPFIQMPAALSYPMNMPRYDWSYIAEPEDSLGGRQLVCPRGKVLGGSSSINGMIYVRGNAGDYAHWEAAGATGWGYADVLPYFRRMEQSHGGEAPWRGTSGPLHVTRGPRDNPLHDAFVTASQQAGYAATPDYNGYRQEGFGAADMTVYKGRRWSTANAYLRPALKRGNVQLEKGALVDRIIFDGKRAVGIDYFQDGIRHHARARAEVILAAGAINSPQILQRSGIGPGKLLQQAGVDVLCERVGVGENLQDHLEVYFQIACLQPITLYKHLNLFSKAIIGARWLFFKSGLGASNQFETLGFIRSQAGVSYPDIQYHFLPVAIRYDGTAPAEGHGFQLHVGPMRSKSRGHVRIRNGTATMAPEIRFNYLSHEDDWADFRRCIRLSRDIIGQPAMDPYRGHEIQPGDDQTSDQQIDAFIRDHAESAYHPCGTVRMGAVDDPGAVVDSECRVIGIDGLRVADSSIFPRITNGNLNAPSIMTGEKASDHILGRAPLARANDIPFEHPTWEKTQR, encoded by the coding sequence ATGGATGCAGAGTTTGATTACATTATCGTCGGGTCAGGGTCAGCTGGCAGTACCATGGCCTATCGTCTTGGTGAGGATGGCACGCGCACTATTCTGATTCTGGAATTTGGTGGCTCGGATGCGGGGCCGTTCATCCAGATGCCGGCCGCTTTATCATATCCGATGAATATGCCGCGATATGACTGGAGCTATATTGCCGAACCCGAAGACAGCCTTGGTGGCCGCCAGCTTGTCTGTCCTCGTGGCAAGGTGCTTGGTGGATCATCGTCGATCAATGGCATGATTTATGTGCGTGGCAATGCAGGTGACTATGCGCATTGGGAAGCAGCAGGCGCGACGGGCTGGGGCTATGCCGATGTGTTGCCTTATTTCCGGCGTATGGAGCAATCACATGGTGGTGAAGCCCCATGGCGTGGGACATCGGGCCCTTTACATGTGACGCGCGGCCCGCGTGATAATCCGCTTCATGATGCTTTTGTCACGGCTAGCCAGCAAGCGGGTTATGCGGCAACGCCCGATTATAATGGCTATCGCCAAGAAGGCTTTGGCGCGGCAGACATGACGGTTTATAAAGGGCGACGCTGGTCAACGGCGAATGCCTATCTGCGGCCAGCCTTGAAACGCGGCAATGTGCAGCTTGAAAAAGGCGCGCTGGTTGACCGGATCATCTTTGATGGTAAACGCGCTGTTGGCATAGACTATTTTCAGGATGGCATACGTCATCATGCCCGCGCCCGCGCCGAAGTGATACTGGCAGCAGGGGCGATTAACTCGCCGCAGATTCTGCAACGTTCGGGCATTGGGCCTGGCAAGCTGTTGCAACAGGCAGGTGTTGATGTGCTGTGTGAGCGGGTGGGCGTTGGCGAAAATCTGCAAGATCATCTGGAAGTGTATTTCCAGATTGCCTGTCTGCAACCCATCACGCTGTATAAGCATCTGAACCTGTTTTCAAAAGCGATCATCGGTGCGCGCTGGCTGTTCTTTAAATCGGGTCTTGGTGCGTCCAATCAGTTTGAAACGCTGGGGTTCATCCGCTCGCAAGCTGGCGTATCCTATCCTGATATCCAATATCATTTCCTGCCGGTGGCTATCCGCTATGACGGCACTGCGCCCGCCGAAGGGCATGGTTTCCAGCTTCATGTTGGGCCGATGCGGTCAAAGTCACGCGGGCATGTGCGCATTCGGAATGGCACCGCCACGATGGCGCCCGAAATACGCTTCAACTATCTGAGCCATGAAGATGACTGGGCGGATTTCAGGCGATGTATCCGGTTGAGTCGTGACATCATCGGCCAGCCAGCAATGGATCCCTATCGCGGGCATGAAATTCAACCAGGCGACGATCAGACATCGGATCAGCAGATTGACGCCTTTATCCGGGATCATGCTGAAAGTGCATATCATCCGTGTGGAACAGTACGGATGGGGGCGGTAGATGATCCGGGTGCTGTTGTCGATTCAGAATGCCGTGTCATTGGCATTGATGGCTTGCGGGTGGCTGATTCATCGATCTTTCCACGGATCACAAATGGTAACCTTAACGCGCCGTCGATCATGACAGGCGAAAAGGCGTCGGATCATATTCTGGGACGTGCGCCGCTGGCACGCGCCAATGACATTCCCTTTGAGCATCCAACATGGGAAAAAACACAAAGATAA
- the speB gene encoding agmatinase: MKNQPLGGNDMPRFAGPGTMMRLPSADNAAGLNACFVGVPMDIGASNRPGTRFGPKQIRAESVMLRPYNMWTKAAPFDSIQVADIGDVPINTFDLKDSVKRITGFYDDVLTHDVIPLSLGGDHTMTLPILRSMAKKHGPVGLIHVDAHADINEHMFGEEIAHGTPFRRAWEEKLINPERTYQIGLRGTGYTAEDFDWARDKGFSVTQAEELWHRSAAPLMAKIKAALGDDPVYLSFDIDALDPAFAPGTGTQEIGGLTTIQALEIIRGCRGLNIVGCDLVEVSPPYDPQGSTALVAANLLFEMLCVLPGVAYRS; the protein is encoded by the coding sequence ATGAAAAATCAGCCATTGGGCGGCAATGATATGCCGCGTTTTGCAGGGCCTGGTACGATGATGCGCCTGCCTTCGGCTGATAATGCTGCGGGGTTAAATGCCTGTTTTGTCGGCGTGCCAATGGATATCGGCGCATCAAATCGCCCAGGAACGCGGTTTGGTCCCAAACAGATTCGGGCCGAGTCGGTGATGCTTCGCCCCTATAATATGTGGACAAAGGCAGCGCCGTTTGATTCGATTCAGGTTGCTGATATTGGTGATGTGCCGATCAATACATTTGATCTGAAAGACTCGGTTAAACGCATTACCGGGTTTTATGATGATGTGCTGACGCATGATGTGATTCCGCTATCACTTGGTGGTGATCATACAATGACCTTGCCCATTTTACGTTCGATGGCCAAAAAGCATGGGCCTGTTGGTTTGATTCATGTTGATGCCCATGCCGATATAAATGAGCATATGTTTGGTGAAGAGATTGCGCATGGCACGCCGTTCCGCCGCGCATGGGAAGAAAAACTGATCAATCCAGAACGCACCTATCAGATTGGCTTGCGCGGCACTGGCTATACAGCCGAAGATTTTGACTGGGCGCGTGATAAGGGTTTTTCCGTAACCCAAGCGGAAGAATTATGGCATCGTTCCGCCGCGCCGTTGATGGCAAAAATCAAGGCTGCGCTGGGTGATGATCCGGTTTATTTAAGTTTTGACATTGATGCGCTTGATCCGGCTTTTGCGCCAGGCACCGGCACGCAGGAGATTGGTGGTCTGACGACGATACAGGCGCTTGAAATCATTCGTGGTTGTCGCGGTTTGAATATTGTGGGCTGTGACCTTGTTGAAGTCTCGCCGCCATATGATCCGCAAGGCAGTACGGCTTTGGTCGCGGCGAATTTGTTATTTGAAATGTTATGCGTTCTGCCGGGCGTCGCATATCGGAGCTAG
- a CDS encoding efflux RND transporter permease subunit encodes MNSIIEAAFSRSGAVLLALFVLCGIGLSAFNDIPKEATPDIDIPVAYVSVGYKGISPSDAERLLIKPLEKHLRTVEGLDVMKSVAAEGYGSVSLEFAANENIDRALADVRQAVDDAKPDLPADADEPKVIEINLSQFPILTAALYGPVSERAMVLAAREIKDQIEALPGVLEVEIGGDREEVLEILVDASSMEAYGLDPSVVTRLVQGNNQLVTAGAIDDGGGRLLVKVPGVLESVDELINMPIKARDGTSIKFGDVAVVRRTFEQAEGWSRVNGEAAIVLDVRKRVGANVINVVEAARAVIDTAAPMIGKDVKVSYLFDDSKDVRNLLSDLGNNVGAAVIIVMVVVLATLGVRNATLVGLAIPGSFLIGITVLNSLGITMNIVVLFSLILVAGMLVDGVIVTTEFADRRIAMGATRREAYMVGAQRMAWPIISSTVTTLMVFMPLLVWPGIVGKFMKFLPITVICVLTASLVMALIFIPVLGSMIGKKSVPKGIISSTAPRFYRRVLKVAISRPLAVMGSVIGFMVFAFIGYGSAGLGVEFFPDIEPDQAQVQVLARGDLSAKERDALVVQAEQSIISAGGVRDFYARSFRGGGAGNQAPRDSIGTIRTVFVDWREREKANTIIEDMRLMVKGIAGVEINIQKPQKGPGGAQPIQLDIVGANLDDVGAAAGAVIKRMEEIGGFVDITDSRPLPGLEWTLVTDRDAASRHGVSIAGLGTMIKMLTRGARISDYRPDDSEDELDVVMRFMGDQRNLDRLKELRVPAADGSYVPLSVFASLQPRVKQGNIERLDGRRYMYINSDVSEGLLPAEQFAKLQTSLSETPLTQNVDIVYGGENEDIAETQAFLGKSFLLSMTLMVVVLMLQFNSGWQAFIIMSAIILSTGGVVLGLWVTGQPFGVVMSGLGVISLAGIVVNNNIVLIDTFNEYRKRGYKARHAAFRAGLVRFRPVVLTAITTILGLLPMVFELTIKLADREIFVGAPSSQWWTQLSSTIAGGLTFATVLTLVATPAMLVLRDSAPVMWVGKKFSQISIRRRSSQAVSA; translated from the coding sequence ATGAACAGCATAATCGAAGCTGCTTTTTCCCGTTCTGGTGCGGTTCTGCTGGCATTATTTGTCCTATGCGGAATCGGTCTGTCGGCATTCAACGACATTCCAAAGGAAGCCACCCCGGATATTGATATTCCGGTTGCCTATGTATCAGTCGGTTATAAAGGCATTTCGCCAAGCGATGCCGAACGGTTGCTGATCAAGCCGCTGGAAAAGCATCTGCGGACTGTCGAAGGTCTTGATGTGATGAAATCGGTAGCTGCCGAAGGCTATGGGTCGGTTTCACTTGAGTTTGCGGCCAATGAAAATATTGACCGTGCGCTGGCTGATGTACGCCAGGCGGTTGATGACGCCAAACCTGATTTGCCAGCCGATGCCGATGAGCCAAAGGTTATCGAGATTAATCTGTCACAATTCCCAATTCTGACGGCGGCTTTGTATGGGCCGGTTTCGGAACGGGCAATGGTGCTGGCGGCGCGTGAAATTAAAGATCAAATTGAAGCCTTGCCAGGCGTTCTTGAGGTTGAAATTGGTGGTGACCGCGAAGAGGTGCTGGAAATTCTGGTCGATGCGTCAAGCATGGAAGCCTATGGCTTAGACCCGTCAGTGGTGACGCGTCTTGTTCAAGGCAATAACCAGTTGGTGACAGCAGGGGCGATTGATGATGGTGGTGGCCGATTGCTGGTTAAGGTGCCGGGGGTGTTGGAAAGTGTTGATGAGCTGATCAACATGCCGATCAAGGCACGTGATGGTACGTCAATCAAGTTTGGTGATGTAGCTGTTGTGCGTCGTACCTTTGAGCAGGCCGAAGGCTGGTCGCGGGTTAATGGTGAAGCGGCGATTGTGCTTGATGTCCGCAAGCGTGTTGGTGCCAATGTTATCAATGTGGTTGAAGCGGCGCGGGCGGTTATTGATACAGCCGCACCGATGATTGGTAAGGATGTAAAGGTCAGCTATCTGTTTGACGATTCAAAAGATGTGCGCAACCTGTTAAGCGATCTAGGTAATAATGTCGGGGCGGCGGTTATCATTGTCATGGTGGTTGTGCTGGCAACTTTAGGGGTGCGGAATGCCACTTTGGTTGGCCTGGCCATTCCGGGTTCATTTCTGATTGGTATCACGGTGCTGAACAGTCTTGGTATCACGATGAATATTGTGGTGCTGTTTTCGCTTATTCTTGTTGCGGGCATGTTGGTTGACGGGGTGATTGTGACGACCGAATTTGCTGATCGGCGCATTGCCATGGGGGCGACGCGACGTGAAGCCTATATGGTTGGTGCCCAGCGTATGGCCTGGCCGATCATTTCATCAACAGTAACAACCTTGATGGTATTCATGCCGCTACTTGTGTGGCCAGGCATTGTTGGCAAATTCATGAAGTTTTTGCCGATCACTGTGATTTGTGTGCTTACGGCATCATTGGTTATGGCACTCATTTTCATTCCCGTTCTGGGTAGCATGATTGGTAAAAAATCGGTGCCTAAGGGTATTATTTCATCAACTGCCCCGCGGTTTTACCGACGCGTGTTGAAAGTGGCCATTAGCCGTCCTTTGGCGGTGATGGGGTCGGTAATCGGCTTTATGGTCTTTGCCTTTATTGGATATGGAAGTGCTGGACTAGGCGTTGAATTTTTCCCCGATATCGAACCCGATCAGGCTCAGGTTCAGGTGCTTGCCCGTGGTGATCTATCGGCAAAGGAACGTGATGCGTTGGTGGTGCAAGCCGAGCAAAGTATAATTTCGGCTGGTGGTGTTCGCGATTTCTATGCACGTTCTTTCAGAGGTGGCGGTGCGGGCAACCAAGCGCCACGCGATTCAATCGGCACAATCCGTACGGTATTTGTCGATTGGCGTGAGCGCGAAAAAGCCAACACAATCATCGAAGATATGCGGCTGATGGTCAAAGGCATCGCTGGTGTCGAAATCAATATCCAAAAACCGCAAAAGGGCCCTGGCGGCGCACAACCAATCCAGCTGGACATTGTTGGTGCTAATCTGGACGATGTCGGTGCGGCAGCAGGAGCCGTGATCAAGCGGATGGAGGAGATTGGTGGCTTTGTTGATATCACCGATAGCCGTCCACTTCCGGGGCTGGAATGGACATTGGTTACTGACCGCGATGCTGCCAGTCGACATGGTGTATCGATTGCTGGCCTTGGCACAATGATCAAGATGCTGACACGCGGTGCGCGCATTTCCGATTACCGCCCCGATGACAGCGAAGACGAACTGGATGTTGTGATGCGGTTCATGGGCGATCAGCGCAATCTTGACCGGCTGAAAGAGTTACGCGTGCCAGCGGCGGATGGATCCTATGTGCCGCTATCGGTGTTTGCGTCACTGCAACCACGGGTCAAGCAGGGCAATATCGAACGGCTTGATGGACGCCGATATATGTATATCAATTCGGATGTCAGCGAAGGTTTGCTGCCTGCCGAACAATTTGCCAAATTGCAAACATCTCTGAGCGAAACGCCGTTAACGCAGAATGTCGATATTGTGTATGGCGGCGAGAATGAAGATATTGCCGAAACACAGGCGTTTCTGGGGAAATCATTTTTGCTGTCAATGACGTTGATGGTTGTTGTGTTGATGCTTCAGTTCAATTCGGGCTGGCAGGCCTTTATCATCATGTCGGCGATCATTCTGTCAACAGGCGGGGTGGTTCTAGGCCTTTGGGTCACGGGGCAACCATTTGGCGTGGTCATGTCAGGGCTTGGCGTGATCTCGCTTGCCGGTATTGTGGTGAATAACAACATCGTTTTGATCGATACGTTCAATGAATATCGCAAGCGTGGTTATAAAGCACGTCATGCCGCATTCCGCGCTGGCCTGGTGCGTTTCCGTCCGGTTGTGCTGACCGCGATCACAACGATTCTGGGGCTGTTGCCGATGGTGTTTGAACTGACCATCAAGCTTGCTGATCGTGAGATTTTTGTTGGTGCGCCTTCGTCACAATGGTGGACACAGCTATCGAGTACGATCGCTGGCGGTTTGACCTTTGCCACTGTATTAACGCTGGTCGCGACGCCAGCCATGCTGGTGCTTCGCGACTCTGCGCCGGTAATGTGGGTGGGAAAAAAGTTTAGCCAGATATCGATTAGGCGCAGATCAAGCCAGGCCGTTTCAGCCTGA
- a CDS encoding S-(hydroxymethyl)glutathione dehydrogenase/class III alcohol dehydrogenase, with the protein MKTRAAVAIQAGKPLEIMDVDLEGPRDGEVLVEIMATGICHTDEFTLSGADPEGMFPAILGHEGAGIVREVGKGVTSLQAGDHVIPLYTPECRECDYCLHPKTNLCQAIRTTQGQGVMPDGTSRFSIKGKPVLHYMGTSTFSNFTVVPEIALAKVNKAAPFDKICYIGCGVTTGIGAVINTAKAEPGCNAVVFGLGGIGLNVIQGLRMIGANMIVGVDMNNSKKEWGEKFGMTHFVNPSEVDGDLVGHLVELTNGGADYSFECIGNTTVMRQALECAHKGWGESIIIGVAGAGQEISTRPFQLVTGRSWRGTAFGGARGRTDVPKIVDWYMQGKIDIDPLITHTLPLEDINKGFDLMHAGESIRSVVIY; encoded by the coding sequence ATGAAAACCAGAGCCGCAGTCGCGATTCAGGCAGGAAAGCCGCTAGAAATTATGGATGTGGATCTTGAAGGGCCACGTGATGGTGAGGTGTTGGTCGAAATTATGGCAACGGGTATTTGCCATACGGATGAATTCACTCTGTCAGGCGCTGATCCTGAAGGTATGTTTCCGGCCATTCTTGGCCATGAAGGCGCTGGTATCGTGCGCGAAGTTGGCAAAGGCGTTACCTCGCTACAGGCCGGCGATCATGTGATCCCGCTTTATACGCCGGAATGCCGTGAATGTGACTATTGCCTGCACCCGAAAACAAATCTATGTCAGGCGATCCGCACAACGCAAGGTCAGGGGGTTATGCCCGATGGCACCAGCCGGTTTTCGATCAAAGGTAAGCCGGTTCTGCATTATATGGGCACATCGACATTTTCAAACTTTACCGTGGTGCCCGAAATTGCGCTGGCCAAGGTTAATAAGGCCGCCCCGTTTGACAAGATTTGCTATATCGGCTGCGGTGTGACCACAGGTATCGGGGCGGTTATCAATACAGCAAAGGCCGAGCCCGGATGTAATGCGGTGGTGTTTGGTCTTGGCGGGATCGGCCTGAATGTGATTCAGGGGTTGCGGATGATCGGTGCCAATATGATTGTTGGCGTCGATATGAATAACAGCAAAAAGGAATGGGGCGAAAAGTTCGGCATGACGCATTTTGTCAACCCAAGTGAGGTTGATGGTGATCTGGTTGGTCATCTGGTCGAATTGACCAATGGCGGTGCCGATTATTCCTTTGAATGCATCGGTAATACGACGGTGATGCGTCAGGCGCTGGAATGCGCGCATAAGGGCTGGGGCGAAAGCATTATCATTGGTGTGGCTGGTGCTGGACAGGAAATTTCAACACGACCATTCCAGCTGGTGACAGGCAGAAGCTGGCGCGGCACTGCCTTTGGTGGGGCGCGTGGGCGTACCGATGTGCCAAAGATTGTTGATTGGTATATGCAGGGCAAGATCGATATCGACCCGCTGATTACACATACATTGCCGCTTGAGGATATCAATAAGGGCTTTGATCTGATGCATGCTGGCGAGTCAATCCGTTCAGTGGTGATCTATTAA
- a CDS encoding amidase, translated as MTTHAGKIEMHFLAIAVILCAMTYLIKDIAHQIADGTLNARDHIENCLAAIDDKNGQGQNTFIETYHDRARAEADAVDTARKNGWALPPFAGVSLSIKDLFDVAGDVTKAGSILLADSPPAKKDATIVARLRQAGFILIGRTNMTEFAFSGLGMNVHYGNPLSPYDRKTGRVAGGSSSGSAVSVSDNMAAISIGSDTGGSTRAPASYCGIVGLKPSTARMPSDGVFPLSPSFDAAGPMGNSVACVSIIDSIMAGGVGVSETPFNPDGLRLAIPDGYLMENLDAEVATAFDAAIDRLRDAGVHVQKIRLDALEAMRPSNNTKSIVSAEAYAVHRQWLESDQSDKYDPFIGHRLRGGADILAADYIAMFEKRDTVCHNIKMQTRGFDALVLPTTPGIAPAINAMPTRDKQLEMNARSLRNTAISNYLDRPTISIPCHKSGTAPVGLSLMGSRHHDRRLLAIAEGLEAIIRG; from the coding sequence ATGACTACCCATGCGGGTAAAATTGAGATGCATTTTCTGGCCATTGCGGTCATACTATGCGCCATGACCTATTTGATTAAAGATATTGCCCACCAGATTGCCGATGGCACACTTAACGCCCGCGACCATATTGAAAACTGCCTCGCCGCGATTGATGATAAAAACGGTCAGGGTCAGAACACATTTATTGAAACCTATCATGACCGCGCCCGCGCCGAAGCCGACGCAGTCGATACAGCCCGCAAGAATGGCTGGGCGTTGCCACCTTTTGCCGGGGTCAGCCTGTCAATAAAGGATCTGTTCGATGTAGCTGGCGATGTGACCAAAGCTGGCTCTATCCTGCTGGCCGATAGCCCGCCTGCTAAAAAAGATGCCACCATTGTTGCACGTCTGCGTCAGGCTGGATTTATTCTGATTGGCCGCACAAATATGACCGAATTCGCCTTTTCGGGGCTTGGCATGAACGTACATTATGGCAATCCACTCAGCCCCTATGATCGCAAAACAGGGCGCGTTGCTGGCGGTTCGTCATCAGGTAGCGCCGTATCAGTCAGCGACAATATGGCAGCGATCAGCATTGGCTCAGATACAGGCGGGTCAACACGCGCACCGGCTTCCTATTGCGGTATTGTCGGGCTAAAGCCCAGCACCGCGCGCATGCCATCTGATGGTGTGTTTCCACTGTCACCATCATTCGACGCGGCTGGCCCGATGGGTAATAGCGTTGCCTGTGTCAGCATCATCGACAGCATCATGGCAGGTGGCGTGGGCGTGTCTGAAACGCCCTTTAACCCAGACGGATTGCGCCTTGCGATACCTGATGGTTATCTGATGGAAAATCTGGATGCCGAAGTTGCGACCGCCTTTGACGCTGCCATAGACCGTCTGCGGGACGCAGGTGTGCATGTACAAAAAATCCGCCTTGACGCGCTCGAAGCCATGCGCCCCAGCAATAATACAAAAAGTATCGTATCCGCCGAAGCTTATGCCGTGCATCGCCAATGGCTGGAAAGTGACCAATCTGATAAATATGATCCCTTCATCGGGCATCGTTTGCGTGGCGGCGCCGATATTCTGGCAGCTGACTATATTGCCATGTTCGAAAAGCGCGATACCGTCTGCCATAACATCAAAATGCAAACGCGCGGCTTTGATGCGCTGGTTCTGCCCACCACACCGGGGATCGCGCCTGCCATTAACGCCATGCCGACCCGCGACAAGCAACTTGAAATGAATGCGCGCAGTTTGCGCAATACGGCGATTTCAAACTATCTTGACCGGCCAACCATCTCGATCCCTTGTCACAAATCCGGCACCGCGCCAGTTGGCTTGTCATTAATGGGGTCACGGCATCATGACCGCCGCTTGCTGGCAATTGCCGAGGGGCTGGAAGCGATCATTCGCGGCTAG
- the fghA gene encoding S-formylglutathione hydrolase, translated as METISTALSYGGTQGVYRHMSVVTGCDMTFAVFMPPHDRPVPVLWYLSGLTCTHANVMDKGEYRRVAAELGVAIVCPDTSPRGADIPDEADNWQFGSGAGFYVDATQTPYAENYNMYSYVSEELPALIAAEFDVDMSRQGIFGHSMGGHGALTIALKHPDRYKSASAFAPITQPSTADWSSGSLAKYLGDDASGWRQYDAVALLEDGYRFDDFLVDQGTADSFLESGLRPWLLEEACKNAGQKLTLRMQEGYDHSYLFVSSFMEDHLRWHMKRL; from the coding sequence ATGGAAACAATCAGTACAGCCTTATCCTATGGCGGCACCCAGGGTGTATATAGGCATATGTCGGTGGTGACCGGATGCGATATGACTTTTGCCGTATTTATGCCGCCCCATGATAGACCTGTGCCGGTGCTGTGGTATCTGTCCGGACTGACATGCACCCATGCCAATGTCATGGATAAGGGAGAGTATCGCCGCGTTGCTGCCGAACTGGGTGTGGCGATTGTCTGCCCTGATACCAGCCCGCGGGGTGCTGATATACCGGATGAAGCTGATAACTGGCAGTTTGGTAGTGGTGCTGGTTTTTATGTTGATGCCACGCAGACGCCCTATGCCGAAAACTATAATATGTACAGCTATGTCAGCGAAGAATTGCCAGCGCTGATTGCGGCAGAATTTGACGTTGATATGAGCCGGCAAGGTATTTTTGGCCATTCAATGGGCGGGCATGGCGCATTGACCATCGCGCTGAAACATCCGGATCGCTATAAAAGCGCATCCGCCTTTGCCCCGATTACCCAGCCATCAACGGCTGACTGGTCATCGGGATCACTGGCCAAATATCTTGGTGATGACGCATCAGGCTGGCGCCAATATGATGCTGTTGCCTTGCTTGAAGACGGGTATAGGTTTGATGATTTTCTGGTAGATCAGGGTACAGCGGACAGTTTTCTTGAAAGTGGCCTGCGACCATGGTTGCTGGAAGAGGCGTGCAAGAATGCCGGACAGAAGCTGACCTTGCGCATGCAAGAGGGCTATGACCATTCCTATCTGTTCGTGTCCAGCTTTATGGAAGATCACCTACGCTGGCACATGAAACGTCTTTAG
- a CDS encoding efflux RND transporter periplasmic adaptor subunit: MKIKSSYLWAGLIALLVGLWMASGSFMNDTPMNETLAAINDNEQAATDNEADSATQSDGAGNFKVSAISVQNEMITRTVRANGVSEAAFDVTVSSKVDGNIIDIPATEGSEIKLGDVLIVLDKGTLPEQIAAAKAELNAAEKSYDAAQKQSKGTLEEELAAARANLVVTEKRLAIANELAKDNFTAPLELAQLKADYQNARVQLAKIETAQNYRSELEVAQNMARVEAARASLAALETQLEDSTVISPVSGLLETLHVEKGERMRRDAAAATILGMDTLSVIVAVPQNDIAQISVGDMVDVNIAGAGTNKGKVTKIASRSNPATRTFDVEVSLQNKDRKLRGGVTVEASIDVGTIAAFGISPAHLSVSADGSLFAKVSIDGVVQTIDVDMVSSGGEKVFVSGLPDGATVLTVGQAFVEAGDKVDVVLETVS, from the coding sequence ATGAAAATAAAATCATCATATTTATGGGCAGGTCTGATTGCCTTGCTTGTTGGTCTGTGGATGGCCTCTGGTTCATTCATGAACGATACGCCTATGAATGAAACGTTGGCGGCGATAAATGACAACGAGCAAGCCGCCACCGATAACGAGGCAGACAGCGCAACGCAATCTGATGGTGCGGGTAACTTTAAAGTCTCAGCCATAAGCGTTCAGAATGAGATGATTACACGTACGGTTCGCGCCAATGGAGTCAGCGAAGCGGCCTTTGACGTCACCGTGTCATCGAAGGTCGATGGCAATATCATTGATATTCCGGCAACCGAAGGAAGTGAAATCAAATTAGGTGATGTACTTATTGTTCTGGATAAAGGCACCTTGCCTGAGCAGATTGCAGCGGCAAAAGCTGAGTTAAATGCGGCAGAAAAATCTTATGATGCCGCACAAAAGCAATCAAAAGGCACCTTAGAAGAAGAACTTGCCGCCGCGCGGGCTAATCTGGTTGTGACCGAAAAGCGCCTGGCGATTGCCAATGAGCTGGCCAAAGATAATTTTACAGCTCCGCTGGAATTGGCGCAGTTAAAAGCCGATTATCAAAATGCCCGCGTTCAACTTGCCAAGATCGAAACCGCCCAGAATTATCGGTCAGAGCTGGAAGTTGCGCAGAATATGGCGCGTGTTGAAGCGGCACGGGCATCGCTTGCGGCACTAGAAACCCAGCTTGAGGATTCGACGGTCATATCACCTGTCAGCGGCTTGCTCGAGACATTGCATGTTGAAAAAGGTGAGCGTATGCGTCGCGATGCGGCGGCGGCCACGATCCTTGGTATGGACACATTGAGTGTCATTGTGGCGGTGCCGCAAAATGACATTGCGCAGATTTCAGTCGGCGACATGGTTGATGTCAATATAGCAGGGGCTGGTACAAATAAGGGCAAAGTCACAAAAATTGCGTCGCGTTCAAATCCGGCAACGCGGACATTCGATGTCGAGGTGTCGTTGCAGAATAAGGATCGCAAATTGCGTGGCGGGGTCACTGTCGAGGCATCAATTGATGTTGGCACAATCGCGGCATTCGGCATATCGCCTGCGCATTTATCAGTGTCAGCAGACGGGTCTTTGTTTGCCAAGGTCAGCATTGATGGTGTTGTGCAGACGATTGATGTCGATATGGTTAGCTCAGGTGGTGAGAAGGTATTTGTCTCAGGTCTGCCTGATGGGGCAACCGTACTGACTGTTGGTCAGGCCTTTGTTGAAGCGGGTGATAAAGTTGATGTCGTTCTAGAGACCGTATCATGA